A genomic segment from Xiphophorus maculatus strain JP 163 A chromosome 6, X_maculatus-5.0-male, whole genome shotgun sequence encodes:
- the LOC111608869 gene encoding E3 ubiquitin-protein ligase TRIM21-like yields MSSGSSRRSEDQFLCSICLDVFTDPVSTPCGHNFCKTCITQDWDGNVPYKCPLCNEHFTCRPQLRVNTFIKEMVDQFRREAQQEASSSSEQQAAKPGEVPCDVCTGPKLKALKSCMVCLTSYCQTHLEPHLTAPRLKKHQLMEPVENLEDRMCLQHDKPLELFCRNDQTCVCLVCPVLDHKNHELVPLREESEGKKAELRKTEAEVQEMIQERRLKIQEIRESVKISKDAADREKAEGVQVFTALIESAERGLKELLKEIQDKQETTEKQAEDFIRDLEQEISELKKRSSEVKQLSQDEDHLHLLQSFSSLKDAPPTKTWTEVRVHPPSYEGTVVRALALVEQNKEKILEMKRIQQFAVDVTLDPDTAHPNLILSDDGKQVKHGDVKKKLPDNPERFSHCVSVLGQQSFSSGRFYFEVQVKGKTDWTLGVVRESVDRKGKINLSPQNGFWTFWLRNGYEYLAFAGPPVRLHLHPGPQKVGVFVDYEEGLVSFYDVDAAALIYSFTGCCFKEKLYPYFSPSLSDGGKNSAPLIICPVDQTH; encoded by the coding sequence ATGTCTTCTGGCAGCAGCCGGCGGTCTGAGGATCAGTTTCTGTGCTCCATCTGTCTGGATGTGTTCACTGATCCAGTCAGCACACCATGTGGACACAACTTCTGCAAGACCTGCATCACTCAGGACTGGGACGGAAATGTTCCCTACAAATGTCCTCTGTGTAATGAACATTTCACCTGCAGACCTCAGCTCAGAGTCAACACCTTCATCAAAGAGATGGTTGATCAGTTCAGACGTGAAGCTCAGCAGgaagccagcagcagctcagagcaACAAGCTGCCAAGCCAGGAGAAGTTCCCTGTGACGTCTGCACTGGACCCAAACTGAAGGCCCTGAAGTCCTGCATGGTGTGTCTGACCTCCTACTGCCAGACTCACCTGGAGCCTCACCTGACCGCTCCACGTCTGAAGAAACATCAGCTGATGGAGCCGGTGGAGAACCTGGAGGACAGGATGTGTCTGCAGCACGATAAACCTCTGGAGCTGTTCTGTAGGAACGACCAGACATGCGTCTGCTTGGTCTGTCCTGTTTTAGACCACAAGAACCACGAGCTGGTTCCTCTGAGAGAAGAATCTGAAGGAAAGAAGGCAGAGCTGAGGAAGACGGAGGCTGAAGTTCAGGAGATGATCCAGGAAAGACGACTGAAGATCCAGGAGATCAGAGAGTCGGTGAAGATCAGTAAAGATgctgcagacagagagaaagcagAAGGTGTTCAGGTCTTCACGGCTCTGATAGAGTCTGCTGAGAGAGGCCTGAAGGAGCTCCTCAAGGAGATCcaagacaaacaggaaactaCAGAGAAACAGGCTGAAGACTTCATCAGAGATCTGGAACAGGAGATCTCTGAGCTGAAGAAGAGGAGCTCTGAGGTCAAGCAGCTCTCACAGGATGAAGatcacctccacctcctccaaaGCTTCTCCTCCCTGAAAGATGCTCCACCCACCAAGACCTGgacagaggtcagagttcatccaCCATCATATGAGGGGACTGTAGTGAGAGCTCTGGCTCTGGTTGAGCAGAATAAGGAGAAGATATTGGAGATGAAGAGGATCCAGCAGTTTGCAGTGGATGTGACTCTGGATCCTGATACGGCTCATCCTAACCTCATCCTGTCTGATGATGGAAAACAAGTGAAACATGGAGATGTGAAGAAGAAACTTCCAGACAATCCAGAGAGATTTTCtcactgtgtttctgttttaggaCAGCAGAGTTTCTCTTCAGGCAGATTTTACTTTGAGGTTCAAGTTAAAGGAAAGACTGACTGGACTTTAGGAGTGGTTAGAGAGTCTGTTGACAGGAAAGGAAAAATCAACCTCAGTCCTCAGAACGGTTTCTGGACTTTTTGGTTGAGAAATGGATATGAGTACTTAGCTTTTGCTGGACCTCCAGTCCGTCTCCATCTCCATCCTGGTCCTCAGAAGGTGGGGGTGTTTGTGGATTATGAGGAGGGTCTGGTCTCCTTCTATGATGTAGATGCTGCAGCTCTGATCTACTCCTTTACTGGCTGCTGCTTCAAGGAGAAACTCTACCCATACTTTAGTCCCAGCCTTAGTGATGGCGGTAAAAACTCTGCTCCTCTGATCATCTGTCCTGTTGATCAGACTCATTGA